The genomic DNA CCGCCATCAGGTGGTGGAGGTGCCGCCGCTGTCGGCCGTTGTCACGGAGTATCGCAGCCATGCGCTGGAATGCGGCGCGTGCGGCACGGTGACACGAGAGGAAGTGCCCGGGTACGCCAGCAGTGCCTTCGGAGATAGGTTGGGCGCGCTCGCCAGTCTGCTGGTGGGCAAGTACCGGCTGTCCAAACGACTGGTGAAGGACGCGCTGTCGGACATGGTGGGGGTGCGGCTGTCAGTGGGCAGTGTGGTGAATCTGGAAGGGCAAATGGCCGAGGCGCTCGCCCCGGCGGTGCGCGAGGCTGGCGAGTACGTGAAGGCCGCCGACAGGGTGCACGCGGACGAGACGGGGTGGGTGGAGGGGCGGCGGGAAGGCCGAGGCCAACGTGCCTGGCTGTGGCTGGTGGCCACGGCGTTGGTGGCTGTCTTTCACATCGCTCGGAGTCGCGGGGCCAAGGTAGCGCGTGCGCTGCTGGGAGAAGACTTCGCGGGCATCCTGGGCAGTGACAGGTGGAGCGCGTACGCATGGTATGACCCGGGCCTGAGGCAGTTGTGCTGGGCCCACCTGCTGCGCGACTTCCAGGGCTTCATCGAGCGGGGCGGCGAGGGAGGGCCGCTTGGCGAGGCGTTGATGCGGCAAGTCGAGCGCTTCTTCACCTGGTACCACTGGGTGCGCGATGGCACGCTGGCACGGGAGGACTTCGAGAAGAGGATGCCCGAGGTGGAGCGCGAAGTGGGCCGACTGCTGCGCCGGGCCGCGGTGTGCGCGCAGAAGAAAACAGCCGGCATGGCACGGGAAATCCTCCGGTGGGAGAAGTGCCTGTGGACATTTGTCGACATACCGGAGGTGGAGCCGACAAACAACTTCGCCGAGAGGTGCCTGCGTCACGCGGTCATGTACAGGAAGACATCCTTTGGCACGCAAGGCCCCGAAGGCAGCCTCTTCGTGGAACGAATCCTCACGACCGTTACCACCCTCAAGTTGCAACGGCGAGGCGTGCTGGACTTCCTGACGGACACCCTCCACGCACATCGACGGGGCCTTTCGACTCCCTCGTTGTTGCCCCTTCATGCCTCGGTCCAACTCTCGGCCTCAGCCTGAGTCGGTGAACGGTTACCCGATTTGAAGTCCGGGCGGACCAATGAATGAATGAAACCGAGCGATGTCGCGTAGCGCGTGTAGTAATAACGCGCCGTAACCCGCCTGTTCAGGGCACGGAAATCCAATGCGACGCGGCGGGCGGCCCCTCGGTGAAGAGGGTCCGCCCGCCGCCGTGTCACGAGGCTCTGTGCCCGCGCGTCACGCCGGTTGAGGCGTGCCCTCGCCGCCACCACCCTCGGGCTTGGAGGGAGGGGGCGTGCCGTGCTCGTGGCGCTTGAGCAGCTTCGAGCGCGCCGTTTCCACCAGCGTGTAGAGCACGGGGATGAAGATGAGGTTGACGAAGGTGGACAGCAGCATGCCGCCGAACACCGCCGTGCCCAGGGACTTGCGTGAGGACGAGCCCGCGCCCGACGCCAGCACCAGGGGCAGCACGCCCAGGAGGAAGGCGAAGGACGTCATCAGGATGGGGCGCAGGCGCGTGTCCGCCGCCTGGATGGCCGCGTCCACCACGCTCTTGCCCTGGTGGCGCAGCTGCTCGGCGAACTCCACGATGAGCACCGCGTTCTTGCTGGACAGGCCCACGAGCATCAACAGACCCACCTGACAGAAGACGTCGTTGACGAGCCCTCGCAGCAGCTGGAAGCCCAGCGCCCCCAGTATCGCCACCGGCACCGCGAGCATGATGACGAAGGGCAGGGCGAAGCTC from Melittangium boletus DSM 14713 includes the following:
- the tnpC gene encoding IS66 family transposase; the encoded protein is MAEVDSRAARIAELEAMVAARDARIAELMAKVEALTARVAELEARLSQNSSNSSKPPSSDGPGARRQPKKPTGRSPGGQPGHKKHERELLPPEEVRHVVELVPKECKDCGRRLEGRDVEPRRHQVVEVPPLSAVVTEYRSHALECGACGTVTREEVPGYASSAFGDRLGALASLLVGKYRLSKRLVKDALSDMVGVRLSVGSVVNLEGQMAEALAPAVREAGEYVKAADRVHADETGWVEGRREGRGQRAWLWLVATALVAVFHIARSRGAKVARALLGEDFAGILGSDRWSAYAWYDPGLRQLCWAHLLRDFQGFIERGGEGGPLGEALMRQVERFFTWYHWVRDGTLAREDFEKRMPEVEREVGRLLRRAAVCAQKKTAGMAREILRWEKCLWTFVDIPEVEPTNNFAERCLRHAVMYRKTSFGTQGPEGSLFVERILTTVTTLKLQRRGVLDFLTDTLHAHRRGLSTPSLLPLHASVQLSASA